From a single Alloactinosynnema sp. L-07 genomic region:
- a CDS encoding helix-turn-helix domain-containing protein has translation MRGRSPAAGDPRAAQLGAELRSARLARGWTRSEMAALLPFDVTFQTLASYELGNRHCTVMRLLDLCDSLEVSASEVVGVVSCHAGDCPAPTGIVVSCAVLARTTRPALHPLRRWAKTMVTRDPSRDRVVLSDAAVVIAAELCGLSPATMDAHLRTCLKYSTR, from the coding sequence GTGAGGGGACGATCCCCCGCGGCGGGCGATCCTCGGGCCGCGCAGTTGGGCGCTGAGCTGCGCTCCGCACGTCTGGCCCGAGGGTGGACTCGGTCGGAGATGGCGGCTCTTCTGCCGTTCGACGTCACGTTCCAGACGTTGGCCAGCTATGAACTGGGCAACCGGCACTGCACGGTCATGCGACTGCTCGACCTGTGCGACAGCCTGGAGGTCTCGGCCTCCGAGGTGGTCGGCGTCGTGTCCTGCCACGCCGGGGACTGCCCGGCTCCGACGGGGATCGTCGTCAGTTGCGCGGTGCTGGCGCGCACGACGCGACCGGCGCTGCATCCGTTGCGGCGCTGGGCGAAGACCATGGTCACGCGCGATCCCAGCCGTGACCGCGTGGTGCTGTCGGACGCGGCGGTGGTGATCGCCGCCGAGCTATGTGGTCTGAGTCCGGCCACGATGGACGCGCACCTGCGTACATGCCTGAAGTACTCCACCCGATGA
- the fxlM gene encoding methyltransferase, FxLD system, translating into MNSVQDQTDTSVSDPDLLRAAMVAEMRREGDIRTDEVAAAFAAVPRHLFAPSASVDEAYRRDDIVERKYDENGLVTSSVSAPWLQAMMLEQAELKPGMRVLEIGSGGYNAALIAELVGKSGQVTSVDIDTEVVARARRCLDATGYERVEVVLGDAEHGVAGRAPFDRIIVTAGAWDIPPAWVDQLADDGRLVVPLRMRGLTRSVVFARDADRLVSTGYLLCGFVAMQGEGASAERLILLRGEDVALRVDGDHDFDVAGLRESLSAPRAERWSQVDVGGFESFDGLDLWLAGAADDFALLVATDTARESGLVPPGTRLGAKAIVDGASFAYRTSRPTSEERTTFEFGVFAHGPDADRLAEQYVELIRTWDREHRHGPGARIEVVPAEVPLGALPAGRVIDKRHTRVVISWPAAS; encoded by the coding sequence GTGAACTCCGTGCAGGACCAGACCGACACCAGTGTGTCCGATCCGGACCTACTGCGAGCGGCGATGGTCGCCGAGATGCGCCGAGAAGGCGACATCCGCACCGACGAGGTGGCGGCGGCGTTCGCGGCGGTGCCTCGGCACCTGTTCGCACCGAGCGCGTCGGTCGACGAGGCGTACCGGCGCGACGACATCGTGGAGCGCAAGTACGACGAGAACGGCCTTGTGACCAGTTCGGTGTCAGCGCCGTGGTTGCAGGCGATGATGCTGGAGCAGGCCGAACTCAAGCCTGGGATGCGGGTGCTGGAGATCGGGTCGGGCGGCTACAACGCCGCGTTGATCGCGGAGTTGGTCGGCAAGTCGGGGCAGGTGACGTCGGTCGACATCGACACCGAGGTGGTGGCGCGGGCTCGGCGCTGCCTGGACGCGACCGGCTACGAGCGGGTCGAGGTCGTACTCGGCGACGCCGAACACGGGGTGGCGGGGCGCGCGCCGTTCGATCGGATCATCGTGACCGCCGGGGCGTGGGACATCCCGCCCGCATGGGTCGACCAGCTCGCTGACGACGGTCGTCTGGTGGTGCCGTTGCGGATGCGGGGGCTGACCCGGTCGGTGGTGTTCGCCCGCGACGCAGATCGGCTGGTCTCCACCGGGTACCTGCTGTGCGGGTTCGTCGCGATGCAGGGCGAGGGCGCCAGCGCGGAGCGGCTGATCCTGCTGCGCGGCGAGGACGTCGCGCTGCGGGTCGACGGCGACCATGACTTCGACGTCGCCGGGCTGCGCGAGTCGCTGTCGGCGCCGCGGGCGGAGCGCTGGTCGCAGGTGGACGTCGGCGGGTTCGAGTCGTTCGACGGATTGGACCTGTGGCTGGCGGGCGCCGCCGACGACTTCGCTCTGCTGGTGGCCACCGACACGGCCCGGGAGTCCGGGCTGGTGCCGCCCGGCACACGGTTGGGCGCCAAGGCCATCGTGGACGGTGCCAGTTTCGCCTATCGCACGTCGCGGCCGACATCGGAGGAGCGCACGACGTTCGAGTTCGGCGTGTTCGCCCACGGCCCCGACGCCGACCGACTCGCCGAGCAGTACGTCGAATTGATCCGCACCTGGGACCGGGAACACCGGCACGGTCCGGGCGCGCGCATCGAGGTCGTCCCGGCCGAGGTGCCACTCGGTGCGCTTCCGGCCGGGCGTGTGATCGACAAGAGGCACACCCGCGTCGTGATCTCCTGGCCCGCCGCGTCCTGA
- a CDS encoding FxLD family lanthipeptide — MSTQSAEQFDLDVRFLDSVPVIPELMTNTDDNCGSTCQSACSNSSC, encoded by the coding sequence ATGAGCACGCAGTCCGCCGAGCAGTTCGACCTGGATGTGCGGTTCCTCGACTCCGTGCCGGTGATCCCGGAGCTGATGACCAACACCGACGACAACTGCGGGTCGACCTGCCAGAGCGCCTGCTCCAACAGCAGCTGCTAG
- a CDS encoding lantibiotic dehydratase, which yields MYGVVDAAVVRVAAHPITTDIPPWPQLTGPDAENVAGWRAWLAAVWAIESFAEAVRTASPTLAGRVAAVCGGQELPARQVRRAVVSVMRYLLRATTRATPFGLFAGVATARFGQVTTVRRVQDAKVVTRVDPVWLAQVVARLEACPALLARIEVVVNDSVRERDGRLVVELRPDPGGVAEPAEVSVRLTRAVRIVMRAARSPIRVAAISDLVCAEFPDTSSDAVDGLVRELVAQRILVTGLRAPMTVTDPLGYLLANLCAAGADRVPEIMPLVAELRAIYTEMTGGRRARAASAMAKIAVADRPVHVDMRADLDLVLPQIVIRETVHAARVLTQLTAHPFGHPRWRDYHHRFLERYGPGAAVPVLDLVDPDVGLGYPAGYRGSLFDRPPPLLSDRDVRLLALAQHSALAGEVEVTLDQSAVDELTCGVPVAWRPHTELSFRLHATSREAVDRGEFDLDVVGMFREAGTTIGRFLDVFAAAERTRMAGVFEALPTSTLGAVRAQLSCPPLYTRTEIVSRSRTMLGHILPIGEHRDPHPGLVDLRDLVVIGEPHRFVLWSTNRRRPVEPTALNAVEATNFTHPLQRFLAEVTTSRAATSGPFTWGTAAGGLPFLPRLRHRRTILSPARWVLTAADLPRLDASSGCWADELQRWRQHARVPGTVFVGGGDQRLRLDLTEPAHQALLRDTINRDQRVSLHEAPPADAFGWLDGHAHEIVVPLASTQLPAAPMAEPVHVVRRGDEHLPGSDGWLFAKLYGHPDRHTALLAHLPDLLSTWDAPPSWWFLPYRDPDHHLRLRVRADDPATAARVAAWARHLRERGLISHLCLDTYLPEKARFGTGPAVAAAEAVFAADSAAATSQRHTDSHALTAASLVDIAVSFHGDVEAGMHWLIDNITTDTPVPLPRHQLAHTLHLTHEADALPPSMPARWAERRHALDSYRDSLATIGREPHWALASLLHLHCIRANGINPTAERLSHRLARAAALTWTRRR from the coding sequence ATGTATGGGGTCGTCGATGCCGCGGTCGTCCGGGTGGCCGCTCACCCGATCACGACCGACATCCCGCCGTGGCCGCAGCTGACCGGCCCGGACGCGGAGAACGTGGCGGGGTGGCGGGCGTGGTTGGCCGCGGTCTGGGCGATCGAGTCGTTCGCCGAGGCCGTGCGCACGGCGAGCCCGACCTTGGCGGGCCGGGTCGCGGCTGTGTGCGGTGGGCAGGAGTTGCCCGCTCGGCAGGTGCGTCGCGCGGTCGTGTCAGTGATGCGGTACCTGCTGCGGGCCACCACGCGGGCGACCCCGTTCGGGCTGTTCGCCGGGGTCGCCACCGCCCGCTTCGGGCAAGTCACGACCGTGCGCCGCGTACAGGACGCGAAGGTGGTGACCAGGGTGGACCCGGTGTGGCTCGCGCAGGTGGTGGCCAGGTTGGAGGCCTGTCCGGCGTTGTTGGCACGCATCGAGGTGGTGGTGAACGACTCGGTCCGTGAACGCGACGGACGGCTGGTGGTCGAACTTCGCCCCGACCCAGGCGGGGTCGCCGAGCCTGCCGAGGTATCGGTGCGGCTCACCCGCGCAGTGAGGATCGTGATGCGCGCTGCTCGCTCGCCCATCCGGGTCGCGGCGATCTCCGATCTGGTGTGCGCGGAGTTCCCGGACACGTCCTCGGACGCAGTCGATGGGCTGGTTCGGGAGTTGGTCGCGCAACGGATACTGGTGACCGGGCTGCGCGCGCCGATGACCGTGACCGACCCGCTGGGATACCTGCTGGCGAACCTCTGTGCCGCGGGTGCCGATCGGGTCCCGGAGATCATGCCGCTGGTCGCGGAACTGCGGGCGATCTACACCGAAATGACCGGCGGGCGGCGGGCTCGTGCGGCGTCGGCGATGGCCAAGATCGCGGTCGCGGATCGACCCGTTCACGTGGACATGCGCGCTGATCTGGACCTTGTCCTGCCACAGATCGTCATCCGGGAGACGGTCCACGCCGCTCGGGTGTTGACGCAGCTCACCGCGCACCCGTTCGGGCACCCGAGGTGGCGCGACTACCACCACCGTTTCCTGGAACGCTACGGGCCGGGAGCGGCTGTGCCTGTGCTCGATCTCGTTGACCCCGATGTCGGGCTCGGCTATCCAGCGGGCTACCGCGGCTCGCTGTTCGACCGTCCGCCACCTCTCCTGTCCGACCGCGATGTTCGGCTACTCGCGCTGGCCCAGCACTCCGCGTTGGCAGGCGAGGTCGAGGTCACTCTCGATCAGAGCGCGGTCGACGAGTTGACGTGTGGCGTGCCCGTGGCGTGGCGCCCACACACCGAGTTGTCGTTCCGTCTGCACGCCACCAGCCGGGAGGCGGTCGACCGGGGTGAGTTCGACCTCGATGTCGTCGGCATGTTCCGAGAAGCGGGCACAACCATCGGCCGATTCCTCGACGTGTTCGCCGCAGCGGAGCGCACCCGAATGGCAGGCGTGTTCGAGGCGTTGCCGACCTCGACGCTCGGCGCGGTGCGCGCGCAACTGTCGTGCCCGCCGCTCTACACGCGGACCGAGATCGTCTCCCGCAGCCGAACGATGCTCGGGCACATCCTGCCCATCGGCGAGCATCGCGACCCACACCCTGGCCTCGTGGACCTGAGGGACCTCGTGGTGATCGGCGAACCACACCGCTTCGTGCTGTGGTCGACGAACAGGCGACGGCCGGTGGAGCCCACCGCACTCAACGCGGTCGAAGCCACCAACTTCACGCACCCGCTGCAACGGTTCCTCGCCGAGGTCACCACCTCCCGCGCAGCGACCAGCGGGCCGTTCACCTGGGGCACAGCGGCAGGCGGGCTCCCGTTCCTGCCGCGACTGCGCCACAGACGCACCATCCTGTCCCCCGCGCGATGGGTCCTGACCGCCGCTGATCTCCCCCGCCTCGACGCGTCGTCGGGCTGCTGGGCTGACGAACTGCAGCGGTGGCGACAGCACGCCCGCGTGCCGGGCACGGTGTTCGTCGGCGGCGGCGATCAACGGCTCCGGCTCGACCTCACCGAACCCGCGCACCAGGCCCTCCTGCGCGACACGATCAACCGAGACCAGCGGGTATCCCTGCACGAAGCACCACCCGCTGACGCGTTCGGGTGGCTCGACGGACATGCCCACGAGATCGTCGTCCCGCTCGCCTCCACCCAACTGCCCGCCGCGCCGATGGCCGAACCTGTGCACGTGGTCCGGCGCGGCGACGAACACCTCCCCGGCTCCGACGGCTGGCTGTTCGCCAAGCTCTACGGCCACCCCGACCGGCACACCGCCCTGCTCGCTCACCTCCCCGACCTACTGTCCACCTGGGATGCACCGCCCTCGTGGTGGTTCCTGCCTTACCGCGATCCCGACCACCACCTGCGCCTGCGCGTCCGCGCCGACGACCCGGCCACAGCAGCCAGGGTCGCGGCCTGGGCACGGCACCTACGTGAACGCGGGCTGATCAGCCACCTCTGTCTCGACACCTACCTGCCAGAGAAAGCCAGGTTCGGCACCGGCCCAGCGGTGGCCGCCGCCGAGGCGGTGTTCGCCGCCGACTCCGCTGCGGCCACCTCCCAACGCCACACCGACAGTCACGCGCTCACCGCCGCAAGTCTCGTCGACATCGCCGTGTCCTTCCACGGCGACGTCGAAGCCGGGATGCACTGGCTCATCGACAACATCACCACCGACACCCCCGTCCCGCTCCCGCGACACCAACTGGCCCACACACTCCACCTCACCCACGAAGCCGACGCACTCCCGCCATCAATGCCGGCGCGCTGGGCTGAACGGCGCCACGCGCTCGACTCCTACCGCGACAGCCTCGCCACCATCGGCCGCGAGCCGCACTGGGCGCTCGCCTCCCTGCTGCACCTGCACTGCATCCGCGCCAACGGGATCAACCCGACCGCCGAACGCCTCAGCCACCGACTCGCCCGAGCCGCTGCCCTCACCTGGACCCGTCGCCGATGA
- a CDS encoding lanthionine synthetase C family protein, giving the protein MNTTDIAEVLAQRLADPTTTTTADNTHRPVPQSLANGAAGIALLHIERARTGHGSPATAHAWLTAATAQGVHRGDQAGLFHGAPALAFATNLAAQATGGYQHAHSDFAAATISITTTRLALAHARIDRGDTPALAEFDLIRGLTGLGAYHLTAHPDHPITTAVLAYLVQLAEPHPTGLPGWWTHLAPYGRRSHDYSDGHGNFGVAHGIAGPLALLAIAIREGVVVRGHIAAINRILTWLDTWQQRTPTGTWWPRTITTDELGTGRTQTTRPGPPSWCYGTPGLARAQQLAAIATNDPTRRHTAETALLDCLTDPAQADQITDAGLCHGAAGLLHTTTRIASDASVPELTSLLPDLTARLIDQLRRQPAGTELLDGSAGAALALHSLTAQPTSWDRCLLLA; this is encoded by the coding sequence ATGAACACAACCGACATCGCCGAGGTCCTGGCCCAGCGACTGGCCGACCCCACCACCACAACCACCGCCGACAACACCCACCGCCCCGTCCCCCAGTCCCTGGCCAACGGCGCCGCCGGAATCGCCCTGCTCCACATCGAACGCGCCCGCACCGGCCACGGCTCCCCCGCCACCGCCCACGCATGGCTGACCGCCGCCACCGCCCAAGGCGTGCACCGCGGCGACCAGGCGGGCCTGTTCCACGGCGCCCCCGCCCTCGCCTTCGCCACCAACCTCGCCGCCCAAGCCACCGGCGGCTACCAGCACGCGCACTCCGACTTCGCTGCCGCGACCATCTCCATCACCACAACTCGCCTCGCCCTCGCACACGCCCGCATCGACCGAGGCGACACCCCGGCACTCGCCGAGTTCGACCTCATTCGCGGCCTCACCGGCCTCGGCGCCTATCACCTCACAGCACACCCCGACCACCCGATCACCACAGCGGTGCTGGCCTACCTCGTCCAACTTGCCGAGCCCCACCCCACGGGGTTGCCAGGCTGGTGGACCCACCTGGCACCCTACGGCCGCCGCTCTCACGACTACTCGGACGGACACGGCAACTTCGGCGTCGCCCACGGCATCGCCGGACCACTGGCCCTGCTCGCGATCGCCATTCGGGAGGGCGTCGTCGTGCGCGGCCACATAGCGGCCATCAACCGCATCCTCACGTGGCTGGACACCTGGCAGCAACGCACCCCAACAGGTACCTGGTGGCCGCGCACCATCACCACCGACGAACTCGGCACAGGCCGCACCCAAACCACGCGGCCCGGACCACCCTCCTGGTGCTACGGCACTCCCGGCCTCGCCCGCGCCCAACAACTTGCCGCCATCGCCACCAACGACCCAACCCGCCGCCACACCGCCGAGACCGCGCTACTCGACTGCCTCACCGACCCCGCCCAAGCCGACCAGATCACCGACGCAGGCCTGTGCCACGGCGCCGCAGGACTGCTCCACACCACAACCCGCATCGCCTCCGACGCCAGTGTCCCCGAACTCACGAGTCTGCTGCCCGACCTCACCGCGCGGCTCATCGACCAACTCCGACGGCAACCGGCGGGTACCGAACTACTCGACGGCTCCGCCGGCGCGGCCCTCGCCCTGCACAGCCTCACCGCCCAGCCCACCAGCTGGGACCGCTGCCTACTACTCGCCTGA
- a CDS encoding thiopeptide-type bacteriocin biosynthesis protein — protein MRPQLPWSQAVLHLTDYTTAEHLAVHRLRPLMTTAEHNNDITAWWFIRKAPTWRIRWLPTRPNGDPVVHHALDDLRDTGLLAGWTMTIYEPETHAFGGEPAMDLAHTLFHHDSHHILDHLARTPEPDQRHELTILLCATLMRGAGLDWYEQGDTWARVAHNRLNTDPISHDTTAMRRLLIADTTPNSPKPRNALNQISGWISTFYTAGEHLGRLSRTGKLHRGLRAVLAHHILFHWNRLGVNYRNQHRLANTATTTILDGLTSPKCRSRSTSRTRR, from the coding sequence GTGCGACCCCAGCTCCCGTGGAGCCAGGCCGTCCTTCACCTCACCGACTACACGACAGCCGAACACCTCGCCGTCCACCGCCTGCGGCCCCTCATGACCACCGCCGAACACAACAACGACATCACCGCCTGGTGGTTCATCCGCAAAGCACCGACCTGGCGCATCCGATGGCTCCCCACACGCCCCAACGGCGACCCGGTCGTTCACCACGCGCTCGACGACCTTCGCGACACTGGCCTACTCGCCGGCTGGACCATGACGATCTACGAGCCCGAAACCCACGCCTTCGGCGGCGAACCCGCAATGGACCTCGCCCACACCCTCTTCCACCACGACAGCCACCACATCCTCGACCACCTCGCCCGCACCCCAGAACCGGACCAGCGCCACGAACTGACCATCCTGCTCTGCGCCACCCTCATGCGCGGCGCCGGACTGGACTGGTACGAGCAGGGAGACACCTGGGCCCGCGTCGCCCACAACCGCCTAAACACAGATCCCATCAGCCACGACACCACAGCCATGCGCCGCCTCCTCATCGCCGACACCACCCCCAACTCCCCCAAGCCCAGGAACGCCCTCAACCAGATCTCCGGCTGGATCAGCACCTTCTACACCGCCGGAGAACACCTGGGCCGACTCTCACGGACCGGGAAACTCCACAGAGGACTCCGGGCGGTGCTCGCGCACCACATCCTGTTCCACTGGAACCGACTGGGCGTCAACTATCGCAACCAACACCGCCTCGCGAACACAGCCACAACTACCATCCTCGATGGGCTCACGTCCCCGAAGTGCCGCTCGCGCAGTACTTCGCGAACTCGACGTTGA
- a CDS encoding sigma 54-interacting transcriptional regulator — MTVENGRRTVRTGRPSGEGAAPRLCISAEPDDTTADAVEDLADEGGRVLVIAGARGCRARMCWRLLSSGACDVVSWAPQNNPGAAVVARLARWAEVDAEVSSDLVRGQLVGRSAAWTAALRHVVEVARFTRTTLLVTGESGTGKELVARLFHHLDRRQDKGDLVVLDCTTVVPTLSGSEFFGHERGAFTGAANARDGAFAAADKGTLFLDEVGELPMPLQAELLRVVQEGTFKRVGGNTWHATNFRLVCATNRDLDAEIRAGRFRLDLYHRLAANRVALPPLCERRGDILELFNHFLAKESGGRVPQLDPAVCALLERRDYPGNVRDLRQLAVRIAARHVGPGPITPGDVPDEERPIDLPAEGDRTIRVLLEEAVGAALKAGRGYREIRDSAADAAVRLAVRRCGDDLQQAALQLGVTDRMVQKWRAQSRTDRSEATARCPDAHAAPAARASSGSDALRSLVDP, encoded by the coding sequence GTGACAGTGGAGAACGGCAGGCGGACGGTGCGCACGGGCCGGCCGTCGGGGGAAGGAGCGGCCCCGCGGCTGTGCATCAGCGCCGAGCCGGATGACACCACGGCCGACGCGGTCGAGGACCTCGCCGACGAAGGCGGCCGGGTGCTGGTGATCGCAGGCGCGCGCGGCTGCCGCGCGCGGATGTGCTGGCGGCTGCTGTCCAGCGGGGCGTGCGATGTCGTCTCCTGGGCTCCGCAGAACAATCCGGGGGCCGCGGTGGTCGCCCGACTCGCCAGATGGGCCGAGGTGGACGCGGAGGTCAGCTCGGATCTGGTCCGCGGTCAGCTCGTCGGGCGCAGTGCGGCCTGGACGGCGGCATTACGTCACGTGGTCGAGGTCGCGCGTTTCACCCGCACGACCCTCCTCGTGACCGGCGAGAGCGGCACCGGGAAAGAACTCGTCGCGCGGTTGTTCCACCATCTCGACCGCCGTCAGGACAAGGGGGACCTGGTCGTACTCGACTGCACGACAGTGGTCCCGACCCTGTCCGGCAGCGAGTTCTTCGGGCACGAACGCGGCGCGTTCACCGGCGCGGCGAACGCACGCGACGGCGCGTTCGCGGCAGCCGACAAAGGCACGCTGTTCCTCGATGAGGTCGGGGAACTGCCCATGCCGCTGCAGGCCGAACTGTTGCGGGTGGTCCAGGAAGGCACGTTCAAGCGGGTCGGCGGCAATACCTGGCATGCCACGAACTTCCGGCTGGTCTGCGCGACGAATCGGGATCTGGACGCCGAGATTCGGGCGGGGCGGTTCCGGCTCGACCTGTACCACCGGCTGGCCGCGAACAGGGTCGCGTTGCCGCCGCTGTGCGAGCGCAGGGGCGACATACTCGAGCTGTTCAACCACTTCCTCGCCAAGGAGAGCGGGGGACGCGTCCCGCAGCTGGACCCGGCCGTCTGCGCACTGCTCGAGCGGCGGGACTACCCGGGCAACGTGCGAGACCTGCGGCAGCTCGCGGTTCGAATCGCCGCCCGGCATGTCGGACCGGGCCCGATCACTCCCGGCGACGTGCCCGACGAGGAACGCCCCATCGACCTGCCCGCCGAGGGCGACCGCACGATCCGGGTGCTGCTGGAGGAGGCGGTGGGCGCGGCCCTGAAAGCGGGCCGTGGATACCGAGAGATCCGAGACTCGGCCGCGGACGCCGCGGTACGGCTCGCGGTACGTCGCTGCGGGGACGACCTGCAGCAGGCCGCGCTACAACTGGGCGTCACCGACCGAATGGTGCAGAAATGGCGTGCGCAATCACGAACCGACCGGTCGGAGGCTACGGCGCGATGTCCAGATGCACATGCAGCACCAGCGGCCCGTGCCAGTTCAGGTTCGGACGCGCTCCGGTCCTTGGTTGACCCATGA
- a CDS encoding peptidoglycan-binding protein, translating to MLLDDPFAAAGLQAETDPGGGGPGASPPPSAEQLALLRTFLGRNVAGAHWRMANFLVPPGLTRRTLLWYRALARGALVNPAKATPVARAVQTLRLRLVDRALDTVTDQEHREMASPRADRRFPAYVRWVQNSLNGLTSAGLAADGIMGPLTRGAVRSFQRRRRLVPDGIVGPLTERALVDAGATSPPRPGRPQPSRRQPDPVAPRSPGSPVSPVVFPPCVEVPAVTDTRSCGEALIQPTRFAGLAAVRDFARSLAACYAERTLAANPRAGAPDAARYLAYLDNDFAGTIRGAHGRYGDRRGLAEIARGWMFGQSERLEFQTRGTAGRRLVDFAPPSKPAGGDALEPIELPGTGTPVQALTNRFLRALRGRHRTVTAGNYAGHGGGSFDSRGYSVDLFLPPPLDGRGFYRPAEAITLLLAVNAAAADVGVRWRALYNDYSVAEAINRHTGVRNVVFMGQPRTGARPNLNWHGPLVLHVHLDIAP from the coding sequence TTGCTGCTCGACGACCCGTTCGCCGCGGCAGGCCTGCAGGCGGAAACCGATCCCGGCGGCGGAGGTCCCGGGGCCTCACCACCCCCGAGCGCCGAACAGCTGGCGCTGCTGCGGACGTTCCTCGGCCGCAATGTGGCCGGAGCGCACTGGCGCATGGCGAATTTCCTGGTTCCGCCGGGGCTGACTAGGCGGACCCTGCTGTGGTATCGGGCACTGGCCCGCGGCGCGCTGGTCAACCCGGCGAAGGCCACCCCTGTGGCGCGGGCAGTGCAGACGCTTCGGCTGCGGCTCGTGGACCGCGCTCTCGACACGGTCACCGACCAGGAGCACCGTGAGATGGCCTCGCCTCGGGCGGACCGGCGGTTCCCCGCCTATGTCCGGTGGGTGCAGAACAGCCTCAACGGGCTGACCAGCGCCGGGCTTGCCGCCGACGGCATCATGGGCCCGCTGACCAGAGGTGCCGTGCGCTCGTTTCAGCGCCGCAGGCGCCTAGTGCCCGACGGGATCGTCGGCCCACTGACCGAGCGTGCGCTGGTCGACGCGGGAGCGACAAGCCCACCGAGGCCGGGCCGACCGCAACCGTCCCGACGACAGCCGGACCCGGTCGCACCGCGATCGCCCGGTTCGCCCGTCTCGCCGGTGGTGTTCCCGCCGTGCGTGGAGGTTCCCGCCGTCACCGACACCCGCAGCTGCGGCGAGGCGCTCATCCAGCCCACGCGGTTCGCCGGACTGGCCGCGGTCCGGGACTTCGCTCGCTCGCTCGCTGCCTGCTACGCCGAGCGCACCTTGGCCGCGAATCCGCGGGCTGGCGCCCCGGACGCCGCACGCTACCTCGCCTACCTCGACAACGATTTCGCGGGAACCATTCGTGGCGCACATGGCCGGTACGGTGATCGGCGCGGGCTCGCGGAGATCGCACGGGGTTGGATGTTCGGTCAAAGTGAGCGGCTGGAGTTCCAGACCAGAGGCACCGCGGGCCGACGACTTGTCGACTTCGCACCTCCCTCCAAGCCTGCGGGCGGCGATGCCCTCGAGCCGATCGAATTGCCGGGCACCGGTACACCCGTGCAGGCACTGACCAACCGGTTCCTGCGGGCGCTGCGCGGACGCCATCGGACCGTGACCGCGGGCAACTACGCAGGTCACGGTGGGGGTTCGTTCGACAGCAGGGGTTATTCGGTCGATCTGTTCCTGCCGCCCCCGCTGGACGGCCGCGGGTTCTACCGCCCGGCGGAGGCGATCACGTTGCTGCTCGCGGTGAACGCCGCAGCGGCCGACGTCGGCGTCCGTTGGCGCGCGCTGTACAACGACTACTCGGTCGCTGAGGCGATCAACAGGCACACCGGCGTTCGCAACGTGGTGTTCATGGGTCAACCAAGGACCGGAGCGCGTCCGAACCTGAACTGGCACGGGCCGCTGGTGCTGCATGTGCATCTGGACATCGCGCCGTAG
- a CDS encoding amidohydrolase family protein, with amino-acid sequence MLRWIVPVVRWGPNGLSIGDWCSVWADYPVVDCHCHAGTGDGLTGPWDTSAPLRDYLRRASAARIDGTVLFAPFSSDYALANAEVARIVAARPRRFVGFAFVHPERDRGRVAELVSHAVRGYRFLGIKAHRHDGRLTREVCAVADRWRLPVIYDVMGDVAPIEMFAGQYPRVAFVIPHLGSFADDWRAQRAFIDVLARHPNVHTDTSGVRRFDLLVEAVRRAGPHKVLFGSDGPWLHPGVELAKVHALDLTAEAMRLVLGGNVLRLVARVRTGTPLPAHPPAGRLPADTDPWDRLVRLGRTD; translated from the coding sequence GTGCTGAGATGGATCGTGCCGGTGGTCCGGTGGGGGCCGAATGGCCTGAGCATCGGGGACTGGTGCTCCGTGTGGGCTGACTACCCGGTCGTCGACTGTCACTGCCACGCGGGAACCGGCGACGGGCTGACCGGCCCGTGGGACACCTCGGCGCCGCTGCGCGACTACCTACGCCGGGCATCAGCCGCCCGCATCGATGGCACCGTGCTGTTCGCCCCGTTCAGCTCCGACTACGCCTTGGCCAACGCCGAGGTGGCACGGATCGTCGCCGCGAGACCGCGCCGGTTCGTCGGGTTCGCGTTCGTGCACCCGGAGCGCGACCGCGGGCGAGTAGCGGAGCTGGTCAGCCACGCGGTCCGCGGCTACCGGTTCCTCGGCATCAAGGCCCACCGGCACGACGGGCGGCTCACGCGGGAGGTCTGCGCGGTCGCAGACCGGTGGCGGCTGCCGGTTATCTACGACGTGATGGGCGACGTCGCGCCCATCGAGATGTTCGCCGGGCAGTACCCAAGGGTGGCGTTCGTGATCCCGCACCTCGGCAGCTTCGCCGACGACTGGCGGGCCCAGCGCGCGTTCATCGACGTGCTGGCACGTCACCCCAACGTGCACACCGACACCTCCGGGGTACGACGGTTCGACCTGCTGGTGGAGGCGGTGCGCAGGGCGGGCCCGCACAAGGTGCTGTTCGGCTCGGACGGGCCGTGGCTGCACCCCGGCGTCGAGTTGGCCAAGGTGCACGCGCTCGACCTCACCGCGGAGGCCATGCGGCTGGTACTCGGCGGCAACGTGTTGCGCCTGGTCGCGAGGGTGCGCACCGGCACCCCGCTGCCCGCCCACCCACCCGCAGGCCGATTGCCTGCCGATACCGACCCGTGGGACCGGCTGGTTCGGCTCGGTCGCACAGACTGA